The Microbacterium paraoxydans genome includes a window with the following:
- a CDS encoding glycosyltransferase: MSRYLLTCTPAHGHVLPLLQVARHLVADGHEVLFLTSTRYEEQVTAAGARFRPLPAEADVDLDDANGAFPEREGLTGVAALRFDMSTLFIRPGRAQLEAVRVELARNRVDAVLTEPLFVGAALLQRLPKAERPPVVVLGIFPLGARSVDTAPFGLGVTPMRGPFGRMRNAFLRTVAERVIFGGVQKEADAMAREAVGRDLGGFVLDWAGRADAYVQFSVPAFEYPRSDLPASVHFAGPLPAAAATVPLPEWWSDLDGRRPVIHVSQGTIANADFGQLVLPTIAGLAATDALVVVSTGGRPVEALPAELPANVRVAEYLPYDRLLPEVDVFVTNGGFGGVQQALAQGVPLVVAGQTEDKVEVSARVGWTGVGINLRTNAPKPGQVAEAVHRVLVEPAFRDRARQVGEAMRAADAWQTLDAVLAAETASGAAADSSMHR, from the coding sequence ATGTCCCGTTACCTCCTCACCTGCACTCCCGCCCACGGGCATGTGCTCCCGCTGCTGCAGGTCGCCAGACACCTGGTCGCCGATGGGCACGAGGTCCTCTTCCTCACGAGCACCCGGTACGAGGAGCAGGTGACCGCGGCGGGCGCGCGGTTCCGTCCGCTGCCGGCGGAGGCCGACGTCGATCTCGACGACGCGAACGGCGCGTTCCCCGAGCGCGAAGGTCTCACCGGGGTGGCTGCGCTCCGCTTCGACATGAGCACTCTGTTCATTCGTCCGGGGCGGGCTCAGCTCGAGGCCGTGCGCGTCGAGCTCGCGCGGAACCGCGTCGACGCCGTCCTCACCGAACCGCTGTTCGTCGGTGCGGCGCTGCTGCAGCGGCTGCCGAAGGCCGAACGGCCCCCGGTCGTGGTCCTCGGCATCTTCCCGCTCGGCGCCCGCAGCGTCGACACGGCCCCGTTCGGGCTCGGAGTCACGCCGATGCGCGGGCCGTTCGGCCGGATGCGCAACGCCTTCCTCCGCACCGTGGCGGAGCGCGTCATCTTCGGCGGCGTGCAGAAGGAGGCCGACGCCATGGCGCGCGAGGCGGTCGGCCGCGATCTCGGCGGATTCGTGCTCGACTGGGCGGGCCGCGCGGACGCGTACGTGCAGTTCTCGGTGCCGGCGTTCGAGTACCCGCGCTCCGACCTCCCGGCGTCCGTGCACTTCGCCGGCCCCCTGCCCGCGGCGGCGGCGACCGTGCCACTGCCCGAGTGGTGGTCCGACCTGGACGGACGGCGGCCCGTGATCCATGTCAGTCAGGGGACGATCGCCAACGCCGACTTCGGCCAGCTCGTGCTTCCCACGATCGCCGGGCTCGCCGCGACGGACGCCCTCGTGGTGGTCTCCACCGGTGGACGCCCCGTCGAGGCGCTCCCGGCGGAGCTCCCGGCGAACGTCCGCGTCGCCGAGTACCTGCCCTACGACCGGCTGCTGCCGGAGGTCGACGTGTTCGTCACGAACGGCGGCTTCGGCGGGGTGCAGCAGGCGCTGGCCCAGGGCGTCCCGCTGGTGGTCGCGGGGCAGACGGAGGACAAGGTCGAGGTCTCCGCCCGAGTCGGGTGGACCGGCGTGGGCATCAACCTGCGGACGAACGCGCCGAAGCCGGGACAGGTCGCCGAGGCCGTGCACCGGGTGCTCGTCGAGCCGGCGTTCCGCGACCGCGCACGGCAGGTCGGAGAGGCGATGCGCGCTGCGGACGCCTGGCAGACGCTCGACGCGGTCCTGGCCGCGGAGACCGCGAGCGGGGCCGCAGCCGACAGCTCGATGCACCGCTGA
- a CDS encoding TetR family transcriptional regulator — MTSTARPYRSALRTRQAEETRARIVAAAARLFAAQGYQATTISAIAKEAGVSAETVKTTAAKAELLIAAFEVTFSGSEAAETLADTEAGSGLTTLPDDVFLDAVIAQIGAANERGHALWTVLLGAALSDQVVDAALQRILENRAADYRGFAAELQRRGIVDSDHDGDALADVLSFLLSPESHQQLVVQSGWSPERYRSWLRSAVLAAASPSA, encoded by the coding sequence ATGACGTCGACTGCACGCCCCTACCGCTCCGCCCTGCGGACCCGACAGGCCGAGGAGACCCGTGCGCGCATCGTCGCGGCAGCCGCCCGCCTGTTCGCCGCGCAGGGATACCAGGCGACGACGATCTCCGCGATCGCCAAGGAAGCCGGGGTCTCCGCGGAGACGGTGAAGACCACGGCGGCGAAGGCGGAGTTGCTCATCGCCGCCTTCGAAGTCACCTTCTCCGGCTCGGAGGCCGCCGAGACCCTCGCCGACACCGAGGCCGGCTCCGGGTTGACGACTCTGCCGGACGACGTCTTCCTCGACGCGGTCATCGCGCAGATCGGCGCGGCGAACGAGCGGGGGCATGCCCTCTGGACGGTCCTCCTGGGCGCGGCGCTCTCCGACCAGGTCGTCGATGCCGCCCTCCAGCGCATCCTCGAGAACCGGGCGGCGGACTACCGGGGGTTCGCGGCGGAACTGCAGCGCCGGGGCATCGTCGACTCGGACCACGACGGCGACGCCCTCGCCGACGTGCTGTCGTTCCTGCTCTCGCCGGAGAGCCACCAGCAGCTCGTCGTGCAGTCCGGATGGTCGCCGGAGCGCTATCGCTCCTGGCTGCGGAGCGCTGTGCTCGCCGCGGCCTCTCCGTCGGCATGA
- a CDS encoding 3-hydroxybutyrate dehydrogenase: MTDLRGRRALVTGGASGIGAACARAFAQAGARVTIADIDGDAAEALADEIGGQAWQVDLTDRDALAALRLDTDILVNNAGVQHVSPIEEFDPARFSLLVQLMLEAPFLLTRAALPGMYERGFGRIINMSSVHGLRASPFKAAYVAAKHGLEGLSKVTALEGAAHGVTSNCINPGYVRTPLVERQIADQARVHGIPESEVLEKVLLTEAAIKRLVEPEEVAGLAVWLAADAAGMVTGASYTMDGGWSAR; this comes from the coding sequence ATGACGGATCTGCGCGGACGTCGTGCTCTCGTCACCGGGGGAGCGAGCGGCATCGGTGCCGCCTGCGCGAGAGCCTTCGCGCAGGCGGGCGCCCGCGTGACGATCGCCGACATCGACGGTGACGCGGCCGAAGCCCTCGCCGACGAGATCGGCGGGCAGGCGTGGCAGGTCGACCTCACCGACCGCGATGCGCTGGCCGCACTCCGCCTCGACACCGACATCCTCGTCAACAACGCGGGCGTGCAGCACGTCAGCCCGATCGAGGAGTTCGACCCCGCCCGCTTCTCGCTCCTCGTGCAGCTGATGCTCGAGGCGCCCTTCCTGCTGACCCGGGCCGCACTCCCGGGGATGTACGAGCGGGGCTTCGGGCGGATCATCAACATGTCGAGCGTCCACGGTCTTCGCGCCTCGCCGTTCAAGGCGGCCTACGTGGCGGCCAAGCACGGCCTGGAAGGGCTGTCGAAGGTGACGGCGCTGGAGGGTGCCGCGCACGGCGTCACAAGCAACTGCATCAATCCCGGATACGTGCGCACGCCTCTCGTCGAGCGCCAGATCGCCGACCAGGCGCGGGTGCACGGCATCCCGGAGAGCGAGGTCCTGGAGAAGGTGCTCCTCACCGAAGCCGCGATCAAACGCCTCGTGGAGCCGGAGGAGGTCGCCGGCCTTGCCGTCTGGCTCGCCGCTGACGCCGCCGGGATGGTGACCGGCGCGAGCTACACGATGGACGGCGGCTGGTCCGCGCGGTGA
- a CDS encoding MFS transporter, whose protein sequence is MTAPTRASGHPAAAPSSSKLKRVVAASMAGTVVEWYEFFLYATAASLVFGTYFFPATGSPLDGIIAAFVTYAVGFIARPLGGIVFGQIGDRFGRKPTLQATIIIVGAATFLMGCLPGFQSIGYWAPAMLVALRFIQGFAVGGEWGGAVLLVAEQSPDRSRAFWSSWPQAAVPVGNLLATLVLLVSSWAMSSAAFLEWGWRIAFWLSAVIVLVGYYIRRNVEEAPIFLEAKAQVEAEKATSYGVVEVLRRYPIGIVQAMGLRFAENIVYYIVVSFTIVYLKTVHEYDTSQLLLALLIAHVVHFAIIPQAGRLADRWGRKPVYLTGAILSATWAFFAFPMFDTLNPVLIVLAVTIGLCFHAFMYAPQPAVMAELFPTRMRYSGVSLGSQVTAILAGSLAPILAIQWLRDFGSWLPIALYIVFACIVTAIAVLSLRETKGVSLQAIDDADAARTNARTAAASAA, encoded by the coding sequence ATGACCGCCCCCACCCGCGCCTCCGGTCACCCCGCCGCCGCCCCGTCCTCCTCGAAGCTCAAGCGCGTCGTCGCCGCCTCCATGGCCGGCACCGTCGTCGAGTGGTACGAGTTCTTCCTCTATGCGACCGCCGCCAGCCTCGTCTTCGGCACCTACTTCTTCCCGGCCACCGGATCGCCGCTCGACGGCATCATCGCCGCTTTCGTGACGTATGCGGTCGGCTTCATCGCGCGGCCGCTCGGCGGCATCGTCTTCGGTCAGATCGGCGACCGTTTCGGCCGCAAGCCCACGCTGCAGGCCACGATCATCATCGTCGGCGCCGCGACCTTCCTCATGGGGTGCCTCCCCGGCTTCCAGAGCATCGGCTACTGGGCGCCTGCGATGCTCGTCGCGCTGCGCTTCATCCAGGGCTTCGCTGTCGGCGGCGAGTGGGGCGGGGCCGTCCTCCTGGTCGCGGAGCAGAGCCCCGACCGCTCGCGCGCGTTCTGGTCGAGCTGGCCGCAGGCCGCGGTTCCCGTCGGCAACCTGCTCGCCACGCTCGTGCTCCTCGTGAGCTCGTGGGCGATGAGCTCGGCGGCGTTCCTCGAATGGGGCTGGCGCATCGCGTTCTGGCTCTCCGCGGTGATCGTGCTCGTCGGCTACTACATCCGCCGCAACGTCGAGGAGGCTCCGATCTTCCTGGAGGCGAAGGCGCAGGTCGAGGCGGAGAAAGCCACCTCCTACGGCGTCGTCGAGGTGCTGCGCCGGTATCCGATCGGGATCGTGCAGGCGATGGGTCTCCGTTTCGCCGAGAACATCGTCTACTACATCGTCGTCAGCTTCACGATCGTCTACCTGAAGACCGTCCACGAGTACGACACCAGTCAGCTGCTGCTCGCTCTGCTCATCGCGCATGTCGTGCACTTCGCGATCATCCCGCAGGCGGGACGGCTCGCCGACCGCTGGGGCCGCAAGCCCGTGTACCTGACCGGCGCGATCCTCAGCGCGACCTGGGCCTTCTTCGCCTTCCCGATGTTCGACACCCTGAACCCCGTGCTCATCGTGCTCGCCGTCACCATCGGCCTCTGCTTCCACGCGTTCATGTACGCGCCGCAGCCGGCGGTCATGGCCGAACTGTTCCCGACGCGGATGCGGTACTCCGGCGTCTCGCTGGGGTCGCAGGTCACGGCGATCCTCGCCGGGTCGCTGGCGCCGATCCTGGCGATCCAGTGGCTCCGGGACTTCGGCTCCTGGCTGCCGATCGCGCTCTACATCGTGTTCGCCTGCATCGTCACGGCGATCGCGGTGCTCTCGCTGCGGGAGACGAAGGGCGTGTCCCTGCAGGCCATCGACGACGCGGATGCCGCCCGCACGAACGCCCGCACCGCGGCTGCGAGTGCCGCATGA
- a CDS encoding LysR family transcriptional regulator, with amino-acid sequence MDAAKRPRADDLLVLLAVARTGRYTSAAAHLGLDHTTVARRIAALEDALGGRVVAQSASGWELTDLGRTAAETGGRIEAALSQLDSVPGETPDPIAGVVRMSATDGFSAYIAAPAIAELRRAHPRLTVEIVAATRRAAEHRAGLDLEVVVGAPQTRRAQAVKLGTYTLGMYASRDYLGRTGTPASRAEVEQHRLVYFVDSMLQVDALDLPRRLVPGMQDGLTSTNVFVHVEATRAGAGIGLLPCFAADRHPDLVRLLPEVFAEKLPYYMVARPESLRLPAVAALAEALRARTRAAKAMLDGAG; translated from the coding sequence ATGGATGCGGCGAAGAGGCCTCGTGCCGACGATCTGCTCGTGCTGCTCGCGGTCGCCCGCACCGGCCGGTACACGAGCGCCGCCGCCCACCTCGGTCTCGATCACACGACGGTGGCGCGCCGCATCGCTGCCCTCGAGGACGCGCTCGGCGGACGGGTCGTCGCGCAATCCGCGTCCGGGTGGGAACTCACCGATCTCGGGCGCACCGCCGCCGAGACCGGTGGACGCATCGAGGCCGCGCTGTCCCAGCTCGACTCCGTCCCCGGCGAGACTCCTGATCCGATCGCCGGCGTCGTGCGCATGTCCGCCACGGACGGCTTCAGCGCCTACATCGCCGCCCCCGCGATCGCCGAGCTGCGCCGAGCACACCCACGGCTGACGGTCGAGATCGTAGCGGCCACGCGGAGGGCCGCCGAGCACCGCGCCGGGCTCGACCTGGAGGTGGTCGTGGGCGCGCCGCAGACCCGCCGCGCGCAGGCCGTGAAGCTCGGCACGTACACCCTCGGCATGTACGCCTCCCGGGACTACCTCGGCCGCACCGGCACCCCGGCATCGCGTGCCGAGGTGGAGCAGCATCGACTCGTGTACTTCGTCGACTCGATGCTCCAGGTGGACGCGCTCGACCTTCCGCGCCGCCTCGTTCCCGGCATGCAGGACGGACTCACCTCGACCAACGTGTTCGTGCACGTCGAGGCCACCCGAGCGGGAGCCGGGATCGGCCTGCTCCCCTGCTTCGCCGCCGATCGGCATCCGGACCTCGTGCGCCTGCTGCCCGAGGTCTTCGCCGAGAAGCTCCCGTACTACATGGTCGCGCGGCCCGAGTCGCTGCGTCTCCCCGCGGTCGCGGCGCTCGCCGAAGCCCTGCGCGCCCGCACGCGTGCTGCCAAGGCGATGCTCGACGGGGCCGGCTGA
- a CDS encoding arsenate reductase ArsC, with the protein MNAPYRPSVLFVCVHNAGRSQMAAGFLRHLAGDRIEVRSAGSMPAAEINPVAVAAMAEVGIDITAEQPKVLTTEAVQASDVVITMGCGDACPFFPGTRYEDWVLDDPAGQGIDAVRPIRDDIRGRIETLVSELL; encoded by the coding sequence GTGAACGCACCGTACCGGCCCTCCGTCCTCTTCGTCTGCGTCCACAACGCGGGGCGCTCGCAGATGGCCGCCGGCTTCCTCCGGCACCTCGCCGGCGACCGCATCGAGGTGCGCTCCGCCGGGTCGATGCCCGCTGCCGAGATCAACCCCGTCGCGGTGGCGGCGATGGCGGAGGTCGGCATCGACATCACGGCCGAGCAGCCGAAGGTGCTCACGACCGAGGCCGTGCAGGCGTCGGACGTCGTGATCACGATGGGCTGCGGCGACGCCTGCCCGTTCTTCCCCGGCACGCGCTACGAGGACTGGGTGCTCGACGACCCCGCCGGCCAGGGGATCGACGCCGTCCGGCCGATCCGCGACGACATCCGCGGTCGCATCGAAACCCTCGTGTCCGAGTTGCTCTGA
- a CDS encoding DUF779 domain-containing protein: MADAAPPARVAVTAPAAALVRELTAQHGPLMFHQSGGCCDGSAPMCYPVGMFLTGPGDVLLGALDVGLDDSVEVFMSASQFEYWKFTHLTIDVVPGRGAGFSVEGPTGMRFLIRSRMLDPAELASLGLV, encoded by the coding sequence ATGGCCGACGCCGCCCCGCCCGCCCGCGTCGCGGTGACCGCCCCCGCTGCCGCGCTCGTCCGCGAGCTCACCGCGCAGCACGGGCCGCTCATGTTCCACCAGTCCGGCGGCTGCTGCGACGGCTCCGCGCCCATGTGCTACCCGGTGGGGATGTTCCTCACCGGCCCCGGCGACGTGCTCCTCGGCGCCCTCGACGTCGGACTCGACGATTCGGTCGAGGTCTTCATGTCGGCCTCGCAGTTCGAGTACTGGAAGTTCACGCACCTGACGATCGATGTCGTGCCGGGACGCGGCGCCGGGTTCAGCGTCGAAGGTCCGACGGGGATGCGGTTCCTCATCCGGTCGCGGATGCTCGACCCCGCGGAGCTGGCGAGCCTCGGCCTGGTCTGA
- the exaC gene encoding acetaldehyde dehydrogenase ExaC: MTIVEEDVSLAYAAPGQPGAVASYRPRYGHYIGGEFVEPAKGQYFENISPVNGKPFTEVGRGTVEDIDRAVDVAWKAFTAWGKTSPAERSVILNRIADRMEQHLEEIAVAETWENGKPVRETLAADIPLAIDHFRYFAGVLRAQEGGISQLDENTVAYHFHEPLGVVGQIIPWNFPILMAVWKLAPALAAGNCIVIKPAEQTPASILFLFDIIGDLLPAGVVNIVNGFGIEAGAPLAQHKRIRKVAFTGETTTGRLIMQYASQNLIPVTLELGGKSPNVFFEDVARSTSDPFYDKALEGFTMFALNQGEVCTCPSRALIQRSIYDGFLADGLERVKKVVQGNPLDPATMIGAQASNDQLEKILSYIDIGKQGGARLLTGGERADLGGDLSEGYYVQPTVFEGTNDMRIFQEEIFGPVLSVTSFDDFDDAISIANDTLYGLGAGVWSRSGDTAYRAGRAIEAGRVWTNTYHQYPAHAAFGGYKQSGVGRENHKMMLDHYQQTKNLLVSYAEGPMGFF, translated from the coding sequence ATGACCATCGTCGAAGAAGACGTGTCCCTCGCCTACGCGGCCCCCGGGCAGCCCGGAGCAGTCGCGAGCTATCGGCCCCGCTACGGCCACTACATCGGCGGCGAGTTCGTCGAACCGGCCAAGGGCCAGTACTTCGAGAACATCAGTCCCGTCAACGGCAAGCCCTTCACCGAGGTCGGCCGCGGCACCGTCGAGGACATCGACCGCGCCGTCGACGTCGCCTGGAAGGCCTTCACCGCCTGGGGCAAGACCAGCCCCGCGGAGCGCTCCGTGATCCTGAACCGCATCGCCGACCGGATGGAGCAGCACCTGGAGGAGATCGCGGTCGCCGAGACCTGGGAGAACGGCAAGCCCGTGCGGGAGACGCTCGCCGCCGACATCCCGCTCGCGATCGACCACTTCCGCTACTTCGCCGGCGTGCTCCGCGCGCAGGAGGGCGGCATCAGCCAGCTCGACGAGAACACCGTCGCGTACCACTTCCACGAACCGCTCGGCGTCGTCGGCCAGATCATCCCCTGGAACTTCCCGATCCTCATGGCCGTGTGGAAGCTGGCGCCGGCGCTCGCCGCGGGCAACTGCATCGTCATCAAGCCCGCGGAGCAGACGCCCGCATCGATCCTGTTCCTGTTCGACATCATCGGCGACCTGCTTCCGGCCGGAGTCGTCAACATCGTGAACGGTTTCGGCATCGAGGCCGGCGCCCCGCTCGCCCAGCACAAGCGCATCCGCAAGGTCGCCTTCACCGGGGAGACCACGACCGGGCGCCTCATCATGCAGTACGCCTCGCAGAACCTCATCCCCGTCACCCTGGAACTCGGGGGCAAGAGCCCGAACGTGTTCTTCGAGGACGTGGCCCGATCCACGAGCGACCCGTTCTACGACAAGGCGCTCGAGGGCTTCACGATGTTCGCGCTCAACCAGGGCGAGGTCTGCACCTGCCCGTCACGCGCCCTCATCCAGCGCTCCATCTACGACGGGTTCCTCGCCGACGGCCTCGAGCGTGTGAAGAAGGTCGTGCAGGGCAATCCGCTCGACCCCGCGACCATGATCGGCGCGCAGGCCTCGAACGATCAGCTGGAGAAGATCCTCAGCTACATCGACATCGGGAAGCAGGGCGGGGCCCGGCTGCTCACGGGAGGCGAGCGCGCCGACCTCGGCGGCGATCTCAGCGAGGGCTACTACGTGCAGCCGACCGTGTTCGAAGGGACGAACGACATGCGGATCTTCCAGGAGGAGATCTTCGGTCCGGTGCTCTCGGTCACCTCGTTCGACGACTTCGACGACGCGATCTCGATCGCGAACGACACCCTGTACGGCCTGGGCGCCGGGGTGTGGAGTCGCAGCGGCGACACGGCGTACCGCGCGGGCCGGGCGATCGAGGCGGGCCGCGTCTGGACGAACACGTACCACCAGTACCCGGCCCATGCCGCGTTCGGCGGGTACAAGCAGTCGGGGGTGGGGCGCGAGAACCACAAGATGATGCTCGACCACTACCAGCAGACGAAGAACCTCCTCGTCTCGTACGCGGAAGGCCCGATGGGCTTCTTCTGA
- a CDS encoding GAF domain-containing protein → MSATWHDPREASPTASRLLVERAHEELIAGNLDDHRLREVRPLVRESWERSWRRRVGPEGLPPLDLHEDELDAYRLAHPLASAMEMIRALLLPGDSEDSGVVIAVGDQAGRLLWIEGDAQLRSLTEGMGFVAGANWAEDAVGTSAPGTALALERSVQIRGAEHYNRLVHPWSCTAAPVRDPETQRVLGVIDITGGPEVVTPQARLLVDATARAVESELLVARLQRRAEPPARRLPGRTPPEPLARARLHVLGRDRARLETVSAHEEAVTELSARHAAILLMLAVHRQGLSADRLAELVYGPGVSPDTLRPEMVRLRKVLERAASDLVPESRPYRLPVPLETDAHDVLSLLDRGAHRVALTAYRGPVLPESASPGVEEFRDSVRAALREVMLSGASLDVLLAYADTPEGSEDAEVLRLALEMLPARSPRRAGLVTRIERLT, encoded by the coding sequence GTGTCTGCGACGTGGCACGATCCGCGGGAGGCGTCGCCGACGGCGTCTCGCCTCCTCGTCGAGCGTGCGCACGAGGAGCTCATCGCCGGGAACCTCGACGATCACCGCCTCCGCGAGGTGCGTCCGCTCGTGCGCGAGTCGTGGGAGCGGTCTTGGCGCCGCCGCGTCGGTCCGGAGGGGCTGCCGCCGCTCGATCTGCATGAGGACGAGCTCGACGCCTATCGTCTGGCTCATCCGCTCGCCTCGGCGATGGAGATGATCCGCGCGCTGCTGCTTCCCGGCGACTCCGAGGACTCGGGGGTCGTGATCGCCGTGGGGGACCAGGCCGGGCGCCTGCTGTGGATCGAGGGGGACGCGCAGCTGCGGTCCCTCACCGAGGGCATGGGGTTCGTCGCCGGCGCGAACTGGGCGGAGGACGCCGTGGGCACGAGCGCTCCCGGCACCGCGCTCGCCCTGGAACGGTCGGTGCAGATCCGCGGGGCCGAGCACTACAACCGGCTGGTGCACCCGTGGTCATGCACCGCGGCGCCCGTGCGCGACCCGGAGACGCAGCGGGTCCTGGGCGTGATCGACATCACCGGGGGGCCGGAGGTGGTGACCCCGCAGGCGCGACTGCTCGTCGACGCGACGGCGCGAGCGGTCGAGTCCGAGCTCCTCGTGGCCCGGCTGCAGCGACGGGCGGAGCCTCCGGCTCGACGACTGCCCGGCAGGACGCCGCCGGAACCCCTCGCCCGCGCGCGACTGCACGTGCTCGGACGCGACCGCGCCCGGCTGGAGACCGTGTCGGCGCACGAGGAGGCGGTCACCGAGCTCAGCGCCCGGCACGCCGCCATCCTCCTGATGCTGGCCGTGCACCGTCAGGGGCTCTCCGCCGACCGGCTCGCCGAGCTCGTCTACGGCCCCGGCGTCTCGCCGGACACCTTGCGGCCGGAGATGGTGCGTCTGCGGAAGGTCCTGGAGCGGGCGGCTTCCGACCTCGTGCCGGAGTCCCGCCCGTATCGTCTTCCGGTGCCGCTGGAGACCGACGCCCACGACGTGCTGTCCCTCCTCGACCGCGGGGCGCACCGGGTCGCTCTGACGGCGTATCGGGGGCCGGTGCTGCCGGAGTCGGCCTCACCCGGCGTGGAGGAGTTCCGTGACTCGGTCCGGGCGGCGCTGCGGGAGGTGATGCTGTCGGGGGCGAGTCTCGACGTGCTGCTCGCCTACGCGGACACCCCCGAGGGGAGCGAGGACGCGGAGGTGCTGCGGCTCGCCTTGGAGATGCTTCCGGCGCGCTCGCCGCGTCGTGCCGGTCTCGTGACCCGGATCGAGCGCCTCACCTGA
- a CDS encoding TetR/AcrR family transcriptional regulator → MARNEPRRRQIADAGLAVLAREGSRGLTHRAVDAEADVPAGTTSNYFRSREALIEGLVDRIGERLAPTPEDLERRAEITPSRELFADYIRDIVRRLTADRDVTLALFELRLESARRPELAAVLGDWQRAGFDADVAFNTGAGLPGGRREIALFHYAIDGLLLDRLTTPIDPETSTDDVIDDLVAGLLP, encoded by the coding sequence ATGGCGAGGAATGAGCCGCGACGACGGCAGATCGCGGATGCCGGGCTGGCGGTGCTCGCCCGCGAGGGATCCCGGGGGCTCACGCACCGCGCGGTCGACGCCGAGGCGGACGTCCCCGCGGGGACGACGTCGAACTACTTCCGCAGCAGGGAGGCGCTGATCGAGGGCCTCGTCGACCGCATCGGGGAACGCCTGGCTCCGACGCCCGAGGACCTGGAGCGGAGGGCCGAGATCACGCCGAGCCGGGAGCTCTTCGCCGACTACATCCGGGACATCGTGCGCCGCCTCACCGCTGATCGCGACGTGACCCTCGCCCTCTTCGAACTGCGGCTCGAGAGTGCGCGCCGTCCCGAGCTCGCCGCCGTGCTCGGCGACTGGCAACGGGCCGGCTTCGATGCGGACGTCGCCTTCAACACCGGGGCGGGTCTCCCCGGGGGCCGGCGGGAGATCGCCCTGTTCCACTACGCGATCGACGGTCTGCTGCTCGACCGGCTCACCACACCGATCGACCCGGAGACCTCCACCGACGACGTGATCGACGATCTCGTGGCCGGGCTGCTGCCCTGA
- a CDS encoding dihydrofolate reductase family protein, translating into MRELVYYAAVTLDGFIAGPGGEFDAFLVEGDHMDGINARFADTLPTVAAEALGIPQRNDVFDTVLMGRNTYEVGGLASPYRHLRQIVFSRTRTAEAENLEVTAEDPVQVVRRLKRAEGGAIWLCGGGALAATLADEIDRLILKRQPLLFGSGIPLFGDRPYRPERFEAVETTPYESGVVVTEYVRWRGE; encoded by the coding sequence ATGCGAGAGCTCGTGTACTACGCCGCGGTGACCCTGGACGGGTTCATCGCCGGCCCGGGCGGGGAGTTCGACGCCTTCCTCGTCGAGGGCGACCACATGGACGGCATCAACGCCCGCTTCGCCGACACCCTGCCGACCGTGGCCGCCGAAGCCCTCGGCATCCCGCAGCGCAACGACGTGTTCGACACCGTGTTGATGGGCAGGAACACGTACGAGGTGGGCGGGCTCGCAAGCCCGTACCGGCATCTGCGGCAGATCGTCTTCAGCCGCACCCGCACCGCCGAGGCCGAGAACCTCGAGGTGACGGCGGAGGACCCGGTGCAGGTCGTGCGGCGGCTCAAGCGTGCCGAGGGCGGCGCGATCTGGCTGTGCGGCGGCGGGGCTCTCGCGGCGACGCTCGCCGACGAGATCGACCGGCTCATCCTGAAACGGCAGCCGCTGCTCTTCGGATCCGGCATCCCGCTCTTCGGCGACCGCCCCTACCGTCCCGAACGGTTCGAGGCCGTGGAGACGACCCCGTATGAATCGGGCGTCGTGGTGACGGAGTACGTGCGATGGCGCGGCGAGTGA